The Citrus sinensis cultivar Valencia sweet orange chromosome 4, DVS_A1.0, whole genome shotgun sequence DNA segment TGGCTTAATTTGCTCTCAACACTCAACAGGGTCTTGATCCAAGGTCTACGGCaaatttattctcaaattCAGTGCTCTGCGTGATGGAGAAAACAATCAACAATGAAGATTGCTTCATATTAAAAGTGGAAGCTGAAGCCTCAGCACTAAGAGCAAGAAGCACTAGCAATGTAGAAATAATTCGGCACACAGTGTGGGGCTACTTCAGCCAAAGAACAGGCTTATTAGTCCAACTCAAAGACTCTCATCTCCTAAGAATCAAGACCCCAGGCAACAACAACAGCATCTTCTGGGAAACAACCATGGAGTCATTGATTCAGGATTACAGATTCATTGATGGCATCAACGTTGCGCACACCGGTAGAACTTCAGTCTCATTGTTCAGGTTTGGTGAAAATTCTGAGAGCCATACCAGGACTAAAATGGAAGAAATCTGGACCATCGAAGAAGTTGATTTTAACATTGAGGGATTGTCCATGGATTGCTTCTTGCCTCCTGGTGACTTAaggaaagaagaagatcaTGGCTGTGACGTCATTACAAGTAATCCTAAGTTGCCTTTCAAGATTCGAGCTGCTTCTTTTAGGGTTAGTGCTTCCAAAGTTGTTGCTATCGACGCTGAGTATTCAGACGACAGCACTGaatatgttgatgatgatgaggaagAGTTTTAAGTCTGTTTTCATTCTGTACATATACAACAATATATTTGACACTACTACAAAAATATGTCCAGTTTTGGTCAcatataaaaagtaattaattaattaaagctaAGTTATGAGTTTtgataatcaaaattattattgcttCTTCctcttagtttaattttgatgTCACATAGTCAGAATGCAATCTATTTTATTCGTGTTATCACATCACTTAGACATACTATATCCTCATCCGATTTTCTAGATCGTCAAATTGTTGCCCAAATCTAGCTAGCTATCTATTGATTTAGCAACAATATATATAAGGCGGCAAATGGTGGCTTGAAACACTGTCGTGGCAGCCGcgcataattaaattaatgtgaTCACACCATATCTATTAGTTAAGCAACGAATTGACATCATACGATGGCAATGGTGGATGGAAGGAAATTTACAGAATTCACATAAAATTAGGGAAAATTTGAAAGAGTAGTTGGTGCACGCACACTCACCATTTTTCTTACTTTCTTTAATGgctaaaaattgaatttggaGCATAAATTGGTCCACAGACCCACACGTGTGGACCAGTATCCATTAAATGGGCTGGTTTCGTATTACTGTTATTATCTAATTAAGAATCTGGACTTGAGGAAGGCCACGTGTGAGCATATTTTGCATGAAAGTCACCGCCGCTTGCTCTCGTTGGGACATGTAAGGTTGGTTTTTGCCGCATCAAGATTTCGGTAGAAGGGTATAGAGGGCTCCCTTCTCTTTTTATCTGAATCTACCGAACAGAGATATTCTTCCTCCAGTGTCGTCTTCTGCTTCctataagtataaaaatagCAAGGCCCCTTGGTTCATTCACATCACAAGACaagtacaataaaaatttattatacattagtacacacacacacagaaaCAGAAGCAAACGCAGCAAATTAAGCTACGTACATAGtgaaacacacacacatacacacagcGACATGGCTTTGAGTCTTTTTGATAGTGGCCGGAGGAGCAACGTGTTCGATCCGTTTTCACTGGACATATGGGATCCCTTTGAAGGGTTCTCATCGTCAGTCGCTAATATTCCGTCCTCAGCAAGGGAAACATCAGCCTTAGCCAACACAAGAATTGACTGGAAAGAGACCCCAGAAGCTCATGTGTTTAAGGCTGATCTTCCGGGGCTGAAGAAGGAAGAGGTGAAGGTGGAGGTTGAAGATGGAAGGGTTCTGCAGATAAGTGGAGAGAGGAGCAGAGAGCAGGAGGAGAAGAACGACAAGTGGCACCGTGTTGAGAGGAGCAGTGGAAAGTTCATGAGGAGGTTCGGGTTGCCTGAGAATGCCAAGATGGATCAGATCAGAGCTAGCATGGAGAACGGTGTGCTTACTGTCACTGTCCCTAAAGAGGATGTTAAGAAGCCTGAGGTTAAGGCTATTGACATTTCTGCCTGAGGTTGAGCCCGAGGCCGAGAAACAAGTTGTCATACAAAATGAtatgtcatctacatatacATCCATGCACATGGCTTTAACTAAATCAAGTAGGGTTTTTTGGCCTTTTGATCAGTTTTCTCTTCTGTctgaataataatagtaaataatattgtagTGTAGTGTTGTCTACTTGTCTTGTCTTGTTTTTGTGTTTCTGGTTGTACTTTTGTGATGTGATCTCATGTGTATTATACATGAAGTTATAAAATGTTTGTTGTAAATTAAGCTTATAGAAATAATGTAATTACTGGCTTTATTTGTTTCTGTTTAATGTGGCTTAATTGCgcaagttaataatataataatacgTATACGTGTGGTTGTGATGTTGAGCAAAGCAGAGATGCAGTACAGTGGAAACAGAGCAGACATTGAATTTTGAACAGGGGAGAAGATACGGATGCTAGACAGAACATAAATTAGGTTCAATTTGGTTTATTATGTGAATGTGATACTGCTTTGATTGCAGCAATCTAAAATCACTTAAGCTAACCGTATATGCCTACGTTTTAAATGTATGGTGAAGCTAATGAGCCTACGTTATctttatgttattaaaattttatagctTCCAGTGCGAGATGATTTAAGGGGATCGAGTTAAAAACTGAAAGAAACCGACGAGTTACTAAATGGACTCAAGTTACCCTTATTAGTCGTAACGTAAATGCGTATCTTCaaaaatttgtgttaaataTTTGTTCCCCTGCACTTGTTCAGCAAACTGTGGAGGCGCTACGGTAGAAAATATTCACTTTGCAGGTAAATCATGGCCAAATATTTGCCAATATTAGCCATCACCTTCACATTTCTGGGCATTCTCCAGTGCTATGCTAGCGACGACGACTCGAGAAAGGCAAGAACGAACGGATGTTGCAATATtcataattatcattataagTTGGCGATATTGAATGTCCTTTTGTCGATTGATGATATGCTGTGATTTGATCACTTATCGTCTTGTCTCGATTATATATGCAGGTATATATAGTGTTGCTGGACCCTTCTTTAGAATCCACAAAGGATGTTGCTCTTGAATTTCTTGCCAAGGTCGTCGAGGGCAGGTGATGTTTTCATAGATGGGAGATCTCATTGACTGTTTTAAATATagcattaaattttttgagtGAACTTTTTTCTGATTCTGACgaaaattttgttcttttttatttccctCCTAATTTTAGGACACCTGCAGAATCTCTTGTTTACGTTTACAAGAACGTGGTCACGGGGTTTGCAGCTAGACTAACCGTGAAGGAGGCAGAAAAACTAGCAAGTATGtataagattaaattattaatgtcaCACTCACACATGCTTAattctatcaaaattttcatcttaTAGCTAATatgcatattattaattcCCAGTCACTCTTTTTTGGAGCTAATTGAGCATATATACTCTAATGATGTTGACATGCATACAGGATTGCAAGGCGTACTGTCTGTTATCCCGGAACAAAATTATCAGATTGGGAATCCAACTGCATACGGATTAGAATTATCAGAAAAATCAGCAGGTGAAATATCACCCATCTCCAGCTGAGGCCTGAATGCTGAGATCCGGAGCCCCAGAGCAATTTGttgatcaaataaataaatatacatggGACAAGCTACCTGCCCTATAAATGAACCAGGAGCTAGTATACTATGAGTTACTATGTAATTGTGATCCAACCAAaagattatcaaattattgaCTTACTCAATCAAGATCAAATATGAATTGTGTCATAAATCTTGATAGAATTACTAAGTTCTTTAAGTATACTACATCTATACTTCATATTatcttcataaattaataaatcactaattcatataaatttattactaaattaatagatttttcgtGATCTTAAGACTATTAGTTTATCGAGGTTCTACGTATGAAACTAATGAAAAATTACCATACATATgtgtcaaaaagaaaaaaagaaaaaaaaaagtaaccacccaaatataattttgtcaaaaacgGCACGAATACTTTCCTTTCATTTGATgtctaaatataaaaaatcttgATGCCGTTCCAATCTCTAATCAAAATGGCTATTTTGAgttatttttccaaaaaggaaaaaccgATGAAATGTAGTTAATTAAATTCCTTATAATATAAACAGTCAAACGAAAAAAGGGAAGCGTCGAGCTGTACATTCCAAGTTTTGCATTTACCATTTGCTTTTTTACAGCCCATCACAGCTATTCTTTCAAAAAAGGAACCGCCATAACATTCAAgcacaaaaggaaaaaaaagaaaaaagaaaaaagggggggttaaaattaaaatattcttttttaccCTGATTTAATTTAGTTGATATCAAAATCCCATTGATTAATCTAATCAATTTCAACTTTGCGGAGATGTGTTGTATAAGCCCCGTCTGTTCTTGCTGCATGTGTTTGTTCTCCTTGGTAATTCTTTTTGGATGTGTCTTCGGCTTCGGAATATACAAGGATGGATTTCTAATGCTTCACAATAAACTCAAATATGAATCTACGGCTCATCCCTCCCTTTCTGCAAGGCCGTTCTTGGGATTCCCTCCTCCGCCCGGTTCTttttaagaattattattattattattattattactactactactgttatttaaattttttcagtaatttttttgcccttttgtTTGAGTctttttatatgttatatattaaaattatagtgaTTCGAACATGTCGCAGTTACTGCGTCAACCTTCTCTATCCAATAGTCTGAGCTTTTTGCtcaagcatatatatatagattgattttattatgatttaatatgtagattgattttattatgatttaatgtaattatatgAGGATCGAGGTTTGATTATCTCAACCCCATTTGTGCCATTTTATGtactcaaaataaatttaacccaaaaaaaaaaaattcaactttgcAGCATATGGtgtattatttcttttcagaTATGATTATGTTGTTTACTTTTcggtttttcttttcttttaataatgccaatattaattagttagcATGTAACTTAAGGGGCGTTCGGCACTGTTTTTCATGGgccattctcattttctttttacaaattcAAGCGAAGCATTCGGTAATCCTTCTTGTAAAACGTAATTGTAAAACACAGAATCTGATTTACCCTTGACagttgtaaattataaaacaactTATACatgttttacttgttttataaaataaattgtaaaataaaatataatagtaaacacggctaataaaaaataacagatATTCTTCATCTTTAAGACTTTGACACCTCGTCTATCTCTCTAACCTTATcgggttttttatttaaatatgctCCATTTGTCCTTGAATATCAAATCTATTCCCCATTACATACATATATCTCGTGAAAGtgtaaaaagttaaaaataaccTAAAAAAACTATCTATTTACGTTTACTTCCTCTTTCATGACTTCTACATAACAACACAACCAAAGTCGAGTATACTCGACTTTTTACctaacttaattaaaaagaaaattttcatttcaatttaagtCGAGTATTCTCAACCAATTACTGAACTTCAATGAAAAGTCaagaatttttgttaaataaatattgggTAAGGTTAAATTAAAGTCGGGTATTCTCGACTCTTTACTCGGCTTACTTGAAAAAAtcgagaatttttcagataattttttatttcaattgacGTCGAGTATTCTCGACTATTTACCCGACTAACATGAAAAAGTCGAGAATTTATGCTGAATTACTAATTGTGTATGGTTTGGTTAAAGTCAAGTATTCTCGACTATTTACCCGACTTCGAGGAGTTGGGTTTAATTTTATGAGGATTTAGttgtggttatttttgtactttCTCTAGTTTTTTTagagtatatatatgtaaaatttaagagtgttataattttaagtatatATTGAATATTTTGAAGGAAATGGGGTACATCCCACACAATTCTCCCAACCTTATCTCTTAACTCTCATCTCCCTCCATGATTTATGAACTGCATCTCGCTCGtcctttcttcttcctctgttttttctatttctcCTTCAtagttcttttctttatttgttggattattttatttagttttactTGATAAAATCACCAAAGATCTATAGAGATTTACACTGAACTTTGCAGATCTGGGTATTTGGTTCTTAATTGTAAGCAagcatgtaatcttttttttttttttccagaaaCGCtatatttaatcattttaatttgatcaaatgttaaaatgttgaaagaattcaatagattttttcttttttgataaaaaggagaattagatttaatatttataaaattcttttatctttttcctcCTTTTAAATCATTTTCGAATCAAGTATATAAGGTAGAAAGATCGACTGAACAGTGAGCATGTtaacagaaaataattatttaaaaaagttaaaattgcttattgttattgttgttgttgtaagttggtatattgaaaaataaattagttttttatatgaattttaaacacaaatttaatttaacttgaaTGTGGTAAAAATTGTTAGTAGATACCAAAcgtgtattattaatttcgttttctaaatattattaatttcgcTTTTAATGAGGTGGGGCATTGGGTAGGCCTAGAGATGGCCAACGGGCCGTGTGCCGGCCCAGGCCTATCAAAGGAAGCCCACACGTGCTCGTACTCGTGTTGTGCTGTGCTCACTATTCATTTCTTGCCGTGTCATACCGTGCCAATCCGGCACACGTGCCATGCCTACACGTGTTTGTACTCGTGCCCACTCGTGCTGTACCCACACATGCCGTGCCGTGAAAAAATAGCCcactaagtttttttttttaaaaaaaagcgCATGCTAAGTTgttgtcttattttttcaagcttatatatattttttgaattcatgtgcctttatttaaatttaatagaataaaaaattaaaaactcaagtccataatcaataataataaattaataataataagaaaatgtaatattagttGCTAAGTTTGACCCTATGGtattagaattcttttttagtacttaataataacaataataataatcttttttaagggttaacttaattattaacttgGAATTACGTAAAGTCATGTATAATAGtttataacaatattaatacatatttataaaatcatgatatttataattttatttattaaaatatgatattaattatttatttaataaattataaacataaatcaattacaatttttttgaaactaagaattaaataaatttaaaaaacttgagccaataaaatatattaaaaaatttaatttcaagttatttataaaatcataaaattttaagtttactttcattaaaaaataaaaagtgctTATTGTGTGCTTTTTCGCGTGCCGTGCTTTGGCCCATCTCTAATTGTGCCGTGCTTTTAAA contains these protein-coding regions:
- the LOC102617602 gene encoding 18.1 kDa class I heat shock protein-like, which produces MALSLFDSGRRSNVFDPFSLDIWDPFEGFSSSVANIPSSARETSALANTRIDWKETPEAHVFKADLPGLKKEEVKVEVEDGRVLQISGERSREQEEKNDKWHRVERSSGKFMRRFGLPENAKMDQIRASMENGVLTVTVPKEDVKKPEVKAIDISA
- the LOC112498814 gene encoding cucumisin; this translates as MAKYLPILAITFTFLGILQCYASDDDSRKVYIVLLDPSLESTKDVALEFLAKVVEGRTPAESLVYVYKNVVTGFAARLTVKEAEKLARLQGVLSVIPEQNYQIGNPTAYGLELSEKSAGEISPISS